Proteins co-encoded in one Pseudorhizobium banfieldiae genomic window:
- a CDS encoding lytic murein transglycosylase: MTMFRTYRLRGLIFALAAGAALATNPLDARADAGFKSWISDFYSTAAKAGISRSTYEKAFAGVSAPDRTVLEKAAYQPEFKSQIWDYLDSRVNPYTVKVGREMLARHGRTLAALENHFGVDKHVLLAIWSMESNYGAVLEKRDRLHHVPQALATLAWGDPKRAKFARTQLIAALKILQSGEISPNHLTGSWAGAMGHTQFIPSSYLLYKVDADGNGSADIWNSVPDALATAANLLKKNGWQTGKTWGYEAVLPRGAAKYDGQTKTLAQWAALGFTRPNGKPFPRGGDRAELKLMAGANGPAFLMTRNFFVIKRYNAADSYALGVGLLADQIAGYGGVHQRWPRPNGTLDIVEKFELQTKLKQLGYYEGEIDGNFGSGSKAAITAIQQRLGMQADGQPSQSLLNALR; the protein is encoded by the coding sequence ATGACCATGTTTCGCACCTATCGCCTTCGCGGTTTGATTTTCGCCCTGGCCGCAGGAGCAGCCCTGGCGACCAATCCGTTAGATGCCAGAGCCGATGCGGGTTTCAAGTCCTGGATCTCCGATTTCTATTCAACGGCCGCCAAGGCCGGCATCAGCCGTTCGACCTATGAGAAGGCCTTCGCCGGCGTCTCGGCACCGGACCGGACAGTCCTCGAGAAGGCCGCCTATCAGCCCGAATTCAAGTCGCAAATCTGGGATTACCTGGATTCACGCGTCAATCCCTATACCGTGAAGGTCGGCCGCGAGATGCTGGCGCGCCATGGCCGCACGCTCGCGGCTCTCGAAAACCACTTCGGTGTCGACAAGCACGTTCTCCTGGCCATCTGGTCGATGGAATCGAACTACGGCGCGGTGCTGGAGAAGCGGGATCGCCTGCATCACGTCCCGCAGGCCTTGGCTACCCTCGCCTGGGGCGACCCAAAGCGCGCCAAGTTTGCACGGACCCAGCTGATCGCCGCCCTCAAGATCCTTCAATCGGGCGAGATCTCCCCGAACCACCTGACCGGCTCCTGGGCAGGCGCCATGGGTCACACCCAGTTCATTCCCTCAAGCTACCTGCTCTACAAGGTCGATGCCGACGGCAACGGTAGTGCGGACATCTGGAACTCCGTCCCGGATGCGCTCGCCACCGCCGCCAACCTCCTGAAGAAGAACGGCTGGCAGACCGGCAAGACCTGGGGCTACGAGGCGGTGCTGCCGCGGGGTGCGGCAAAGTATGACGGGCAGACCAAGACGCTGGCACAATGGGCGGCGCTCGGCTTCACGCGCCCCAACGGCAAGCCGTTCCCGCGCGGCGGCGATCGCGCCGAACTGAAGCTTATGGCGGGCGCGAATGGTCCGGCCTTCCTGATGACCCGCAACTTCTTTGTCATCAAGCGCTACAACGCCGCTGACAGCTATGCCCTCGGCGTCGGCCTTCTTGCAGACCAGATCGCCGGCTACGGCGGCGTCCATCAGCGCTGGCCACGGCCGAATGGCACGCTCGACATCGTCGAGAAGTTCGAGCTGCAGACAAAGCTCAAGCAGCTTGGCTACTACGAGGGCGAGATCGACGGCAATTTCGGTTCCGGCTCCAAGGCGGCGATCACCGCAATCCAGCAGCGGCTCGGCATGCAGGCGGACGGTCAGCCGTCGCAGTCCCTTCTCAACGCGTTGCGTTGA
- a CDS encoding DUF459 domain-containing protein — protein sequence MRFDVVGGKGIIGRFLVILVTVALVVPASPAPAEAQERVQRRNLLDMLFGGGRRYIDPEPSIIDVQPRRQRQLRQQQPRPRGRAPAARAAAPRPAAPAAPPKPEPVAKLENARQILVVGDFLAGGLGDELSTAFEESPGVVVAERSNGSSGLVRQDYYNWPEQLPTLIDEVKPALVVVMIGANDRQQMKTADARLDFPSDGWFTEYERRIRELGTIVTSRKIPLLWVGLPSFQSPSLMRDAVKLNGLYRTEVAELGGEFVDIWDGFVDEEGRFIVTGSDMNGQQARLRGSDGINFTKAGKRKLAFYVEKYARRHLGEMASPELVKLDASNLPELQVLPPSPTTAVPVQPISLMDPELDGGTELLGASPTPPPIVETPRDMLVKRGELPPAPKGRIDDYQRSTTQ from the coding sequence ATGAGGTTTGATGTGGTGGGCGGCAAAGGCATTATCGGCCGTTTCCTGGTGATCTTGGTCACTGTGGCTCTTGTCGTGCCGGCGTCACCGGCGCCGGCAGAGGCACAGGAGCGCGTCCAGCGCCGCAATCTGCTCGACATGCTGTTCGGCGGCGGGCGTCGCTATATCGACCCGGAACCGTCCATCATCGACGTGCAGCCGCGGCGCCAGAGGCAACTGAGGCAACAGCAGCCGCGCCCCCGCGGCCGCGCGCCGGCCGCGCGGGCAGCCGCGCCACGGCCAGCCGCTCCAGCCGCACCGCCGAAGCCGGAGCCGGTGGCCAAGCTGGAGAATGCACGCCAGATCCTCGTGGTAGGTGACTTCCTCGCCGGAGGATTGGGCGACGAACTCTCCACCGCCTTCGAGGAATCGCCCGGCGTCGTCGTCGCGGAACGGAGCAATGGCTCCTCCGGCTTGGTGCGCCAGGACTACTACAACTGGCCGGAACAGCTCCCGACCCTGATCGACGAAGTGAAGCCCGCACTGGTCGTGGTGATGATCGGTGCCAACGATCGCCAGCAGATGAAGACGGCCGATGCGCGCCTCGACTTCCCGAGCGACGGCTGGTTCACCGAATATGAACGACGCATCCGCGAGCTTGGCACCATCGTCACCAGCAGGAAGATCCCGCTGCTCTGGGTCGGCCTGCCTTCCTTTCAGTCGCCCTCGCTGATGCGCGACGCCGTGAAGCTGAACGGCCTTTACCGGACGGAAGTGGCGGAGCTCGGCGGCGAGTTCGTCGATATCTGGGATGGTTTCGTTGACGAGGAAGGCCGCTTCATCGTCACCGGATCCGATATGAACGGCCAGCAGGCTCGCCTGCGTGGTTCCGACGGCATCAACTTTACCAAGGCCGGCAAGCGCAAGCTTGCGTTCTATGTCGAGAAATATGCCCGTCGGCATCTGGGAGAGATGGCGAGCCCGGAATTGGTTAAGCTCGATGCCAGCAACCTGCCGGAACTGCAGGTCCTGCCACCCTCACCGACCACGGCCGTGCCCGTCCAGCCCATCAGCCTGATGGACCCGGAACTCGACGGGGGAACCGAGCTGCTGGGTGCCTCGCCAACGCCACCGCCGATTGTGGAAACACCACGCGACATGCTGGTGAAGCGCGGCGAACTGCCGCCAGCCCCGAAGGGCCGCATCGACGACTATCAGCGAAGCACCACGCAGTAG
- a CDS encoding glutamate synthase subunit beta, with translation MGKVTGFMEIDRQVMKYQPASDRIRHFREFTIPMSDAEVTKQAARCMDCGIPYCHGPTGCPVHNQIPDWNDLVYNNKWEEAIRNLHSTNNFPEFTGRVCPAPCEEACTLNLEDAPVAIKTIEQAIADKAYELGLVGPQPATEKTGKKVAIIGSGPAGMAAAQQLGRAGHDVHVYERETKPGGLLRYGIPDFKLEKNFIDRRVEQMKGEGVTFHCGVNVGVDMPVEQLLAEHDAVLYCGGSETPRAAGIPGVDLQGVYDAMPYLVQQNRRVGRENIDSVGWPAEPILAGAKHVVVVGGGDTASDCVGTAFRQGAVKVTQLDIRPQPPEKEDKLAVWPFWATKMRTSSSQAEGAVREFQVATLEFVGEDGHLTGVRCCEVDDRRQPIAGTDFIIKADLAFIAIGFSGPLKDGVLSELDGKLDLNVDRRGSTNVVANDRDYRTSVDKLWVAGDVRRGQSLVVWAIREGRQAARSIDEALMGGSVLPR, from the coding sequence ATGGGCAAGGTAACGGGTTTCATGGAAATCGACCGGCAGGTCATGAAGTACCAGCCGGCATCGGACCGTATCCGCCATTTCCGGGAATTCACCATTCCGATGTCGGATGCGGAAGTCACCAAGCAGGCGGCACGCTGCATGGACTGCGGCATCCCCTACTGCCATGGTCCGACGGGCTGTCCGGTGCACAACCAGATCCCGGACTGGAACGACCTCGTCTACAACAACAAATGGGAAGAGGCGATCCGCAACCTCCATTCCACCAACAACTTCCCGGAATTCACCGGCCGTGTCTGCCCGGCGCCCTGCGAGGAAGCCTGCACGCTGAACCTCGAGGATGCGCCCGTCGCGATCAAGACAATCGAACAGGCGATCGCCGACAAGGCATATGAGCTTGGCCTGGTCGGCCCGCAGCCGGCGACTGAAAAGACCGGCAAGAAGGTCGCCATCATCGGCTCCGGTCCCGCCGGCATGGCGGCGGCCCAGCAGCTCGGCCGCGCGGGACACGACGTGCATGTCTACGAGCGCGAGACGAAGCCGGGTGGCCTGCTGCGCTACGGCATCCCGGACTTCAAGCTGGAGAAGAACTTCATCGACCGTCGCGTCGAGCAGATGAAGGGCGAGGGCGTCACCTTCCACTGCGGCGTCAATGTCGGCGTCGACATGCCCGTCGAACAGTTGCTCGCGGAGCATGATGCGGTGCTCTACTGCGGTGGGTCGGAGACGCCGCGCGCCGCCGGCATTCCCGGTGTCGACCTGCAGGGCGTCTATGATGCCATGCCCTATCTCGTGCAGCAGAACCGCCGCGTGGGCCGTGAGAACATCGATAGCGTGGGTTGGCCGGCGGAGCCGATCCTGGCGGGCGCCAAGCATGTTGTGGTTGTCGGCGGCGGCGACACCGCATCCGACTGCGTCGGGACTGCATTCCGCCAGGGCGCGGTGAAGGTCACGCAGCTCGATATCCGCCCGCAGCCGCCTGAAAAGGAAGACAAGCTTGCCGTCTGGCCCTTCTGGGCCACGAAGATGCGCACCTCGTCCTCGCAGGCCGAAGGTGCGGTCCGCGAGTTCCAGGTCGCCACCCTAGAGTTTGTCGGAGAAGACGGGCATCTGACCGGCGTGCGCTGCTGCGAGGTGGACGATCGCCGCCAGCCGATCGCCGGCACGGACTTCATCATCAAGGCGGACCTCGCCTTCATCGCCATTGGTTTCTCCGGGCCGCTGAAGGACGGCGTGCTCTCGGAATTGGACGGGAAGCTCGATCTCAATGTCGATCGGCGCGGCTCCACGAACGTGGTCGCCAATGACCGCGACTACAGGACGTCAGTGGACAAGCTCTGGGTCGCGGGCGACGTTCGCCGTGGCCAGTCACTGGTGGTCTGGGCGATCCGCGAAGGCCGCCAGGCTGCACGCTCGATCGACGAGGCCCTGATGGGCGGTTCGGTTCTCCCGAGGTAA
- the gltB gene encoding glutamate synthase large subunit, with protein MRAAAREAVNAPEKRTSVAASGLPPAQGLYDPRNEHDACGVGFIAHMKGQRSHQIVKDGLFILENLTHRGAVGADPLMGDGAGILVQIPDRFFREEMAKQGVTLPKAGEYAVGHFFLPRDAEQIDHFKKVIVDVIAEEGQQFLGFREVPVDNSSLSKAPEIAATEPYHLQVFIGAGRDAATNHEFERKLFLVRKVISNRIYDQFGGQETGFYPVSLSSSTIVYKGMFLAYQVGAYYKDLSDPRFESAVALVHQRFSTNTFPSWKLAHPYRMVAHNGEINTLRGNVNWMAARQASVFSPLFGDDISKLWPISYEGQSDTACFDNALEFLARGGYSLAHAVMMLIPEAWAGNQSMSPERKAFYEYHAALMEPWDGPAAVAFTDGKQIGATLDRNGLRPARYVVTSDDRVIMASEAGVLPVPEETIIKKWRLQPGKMLLIDMEKGRIISDEEVKSELATKHPYRNWLDRTQLILEDLRPVEPRALRRDVSLLDRQQAFGYTSEDTKILMSPMATTGQEAVGSMGTDTPISAMSDKSKLLYTYFKQNFAQVTNPPIDPIREELVMSLVSFIGPRPNILDHEGMAKAKRMEVRQPILTNGDLEKIRSIGHMEDHFDTKTLDFTYDIERGAEGMPEMLDRLCERAEAAVRGGYNIIVLSDRQIGPDRIAIPALLATAAVHHHLIRKGLRTSVGLVVESGEPREIHHFCCLAGFGAEAINPYLAFDTLTDMHARGEFPKEVDASEIVSRYIKAVGKGILKVMSKMGISTYQSYCGAQIFDAVGLSSELVNQYFFGTATTIEGVGLTEIAEETVARHQAAFGKDPVLARTLDIGGEYAYRMRGESHAWTPDAVASLQHAVRGNSQDRYREFAQMVNDTACRMNTIRGLFKIKSAEDIGRKPVSIEEVEPAVDIVKRFSTGAMSFGSISREAHTTLAIAMNRIGGKSNTGEGGEESDRYTPLADGSQNPERSAIKQVASGRFGVTTEYLVNADMLQIKVAQGAKPGEGGQLPGHKVDATVAKTRHSTPGVGLISPPPHHDIYSIEDLAQLIYDLKNVNPEADVSVKLVSEVGVGTVAAGVAKARADHITVAGFDGGTGASPLTSLKHAGSPWEIGLAETQQTLVLNGLRSRIALQVDGGLKTGRDVIVGALLGADEFGFATAPLIAAGCIMMRKCHLNTCPVGVATQDPVLRKRFKGTPEHVINYFFFVAEEVREILASLGFTRLDDIIGMSELLSKDEMIAHWKSKGLDFTRIFHKVEAPKEATYWTERQKHPIDDILDRKLIEKSMPALESKEPVVFEVPIKNVDRSVGAMLSGALAKRWGHKGLRDDTIHVTLRGTAGQSFGAFLARGITFDLVGDGNDYVGKGLSGGRIIVRPPENSKLKAEQAIIVGNTVLYGAITGECYFRGVAGERFAVRNSGAIAVVEGVGDHGCEYMTGGIVVVLGETGRNFAAGMSGGVAYVLDEEGTFAKRCNMAMVELEPVPEEDDMLEKLHHHGGDIMHKGRVDVSEDMTRHDEERLYQMISNHLHYTGSERAKEILDRWTEFRPKFRKVMPVEYRRALEEMERMRMGVAAE; from the coding sequence ATGCGCGCCGCTGCTCGCGAAGCTGTAAACGCGCCCGAGAAACGCACGTCCGTCGCAGCCTCCGGTCTTCCGCCTGCGCAGGGCCTTTATGACCCGCGCAACGAGCACGATGCCTGCGGCGTCGGCTTCATCGCCCACATGAAGGGGCAGAGGTCGCACCAGATCGTCAAGGACGGGCTGTTCATCCTCGAGAACCTCACTCATCGCGGTGCTGTCGGTGCCGACCCGTTGATGGGCGATGGCGCAGGCATTCTCGTCCAGATCCCGGACCGCTTCTTCCGCGAGGAGATGGCGAAGCAGGGCGTAACGCTGCCAAAGGCCGGTGAATATGCTGTCGGCCACTTCTTCCTGCCGCGCGATGCGGAGCAGATCGACCACTTCAAGAAGGTGATTGTCGATGTGATCGCCGAGGAGGGGCAGCAGTTCCTGGGCTTCCGCGAAGTGCCGGTGGACAATTCCTCGCTTTCCAAGGCGCCCGAGATCGCCGCGACCGAACCCTATCACCTGCAGGTCTTCATCGGCGCGGGCCGCGATGCCGCGACGAACCACGAGTTCGAGCGCAAGCTCTTCCTCGTCCGCAAGGTGATCTCCAATCGCATCTACGACCAGTTCGGCGGACAGGAGACCGGTTTCTATCCCGTGTCGCTCTCGTCCTCGACCATCGTCTACAAGGGAATGTTCCTCGCCTATCAGGTGGGCGCCTATTACAAGGACCTGTCCGACCCGCGTTTCGAATCGGCTGTGGCGCTCGTCCACCAGCGGTTCTCGACCAACACCTTCCCGTCGTGGAAGCTGGCGCATCCCTATCGCATGGTCGCCCATAACGGCGAGATCAACACGCTGCGCGGCAATGTCAACTGGATGGCCGCCCGTCAGGCTTCTGTCTTCTCGCCGCTCTTCGGCGACGATATCTCCAAGCTGTGGCCGATCTCCTATGAGGGCCAGTCGGACACCGCATGCTTCGACAACGCGCTCGAATTCCTGGCCCGCGGAGGATATTCCTTGGCGCATGCGGTGATGATGCTGATCCCCGAAGCATGGGCCGGCAACCAGTCGATGAGCCCGGAGCGGAAGGCCTTCTACGAATACCATGCCGCCCTGATGGAGCCGTGGGACGGGCCCGCTGCGGTCGCCTTCACCGATGGCAAGCAGATCGGCGCGACGCTCGATCGCAACGGCCTGCGCCCGGCGCGTTACGTCGTGACCTCCGACGACCGCGTCATCATGGCCTCGGAAGCGGGCGTGCTGCCGGTGCCGGAAGAGACCATCATCAAGAAGTGGCGGCTGCAACCGGGCAAGATGCTGCTGATCGACATGGAGAAGGGTCGCATCATTTCCGACGAGGAAGTGAAGAGCGAACTTGCCACCAAGCATCCCTACCGCAACTGGCTGGACCGCACACAGCTGATCCTGGAGGACCTGCGACCTGTCGAGCCGCGGGCGTTGCGCCGCGACGTGTCGCTGCTCGATCGCCAACAGGCCTTCGGCTACACGTCCGAGGACACGAAGATCCTGATGTCGCCAATGGCGACGACCGGCCAGGAAGCCGTCGGCTCAATGGGGACGGACACGCCGATCTCGGCGATGTCCGATAAGTCGAAGCTGCTCTACACCTATTTCAAGCAGAACTTCGCCCAGGTCACCAACCCGCCGATCGACCCGATCCGCGAGGAACTGGTGATGAGCCTCGTCTCCTTCATCGGTCCCCGTCCCAACATCCTCGACCATGAGGGCATGGCGAAGGCGAAGCGCATGGAAGTGCGCCAGCCGATCCTGACAAATGGCGACCTCGAAAAGATCCGCTCCATCGGTCACATGGAGGATCACTTCGACACCAAGACGCTCGACTTCACCTATGACATTGAGCGCGGCGCCGAAGGCATGCCGGAGATGCTCGACCGGTTGTGCGAGCGGGCGGAGGCTGCCGTTCGCGGCGGCTACAACATCATCGTGCTCTCCGACCGCCAGATCGGTCCGGACCGGATCGCGATCCCGGCGCTGCTTGCGACCGCTGCCGTCCACCATCACCTGATCCGCAAGGGTCTTCGGACTTCGGTCGGTCTTGTCGTCGAATCCGGCGAGCCGCGCGAGATCCACCACTTCTGCTGTCTCGCCGGCTTCGGCGCCGAGGCAATCAATCCTTATCTCGCCTTCGACACGCTGACCGACATGCATGCCCGCGGCGAATTCCCGAAGGAAGTCGACGCGAGCGAAATCGTCAGCCGCTATATCAAGGCGGTCGGCAAGGGCATCCTGAAGGTCATGTCCAAGATGGGCATCTCGACCTACCAGTCCTATTGCGGCGCGCAGATCTTCGATGCGGTCGGCCTGTCATCCGAACTCGTCAACCAGTACTTCTTCGGCACCGCGACGACCATCGAGGGTGTCGGTCTGACGGAGATCGCCGAGGAAACCGTGGCGCGCCATCAGGCGGCCTTCGGCAAGGACCCGGTGCTGGCCCGCACTCTCGATATCGGTGGCGAATATGCCTATCGCATGCGCGGCGAGAGCCATGCCTGGACGCCGGATGCGGTCGCATCGCTGCAGCATGCAGTGCGCGGCAACAGCCAGGATCGCTACCGCGAATTCGCGCAGATGGTGAACGACACCGCCTGCCGGATGAACACGATCCGTGGGCTGTTCAAGATCAAGTCGGCGGAGGATATCGGTCGCAAGCCCGTATCGATCGAGGAAGTCGAGCCGGCGGTGGACATCGTCAAGCGCTTCTCGACCGGCGCCATGTCCTTCGGCTCGATTTCCCGCGAGGCGCATACGACGCTGGCGATCGCCATGAACCGTATCGGCGGCAAGTCAAACACGGGCGAGGGCGGCGAGGAAAGCGATCGCTACACGCCGCTGGCGGACGGGTCGCAGAACCCCGAGCGTTCGGCGATCAAGCAGGTCGCGTCGGGTCGCTTCGGCGTCACAACCGAATACCTCGTCAATGCCGACATGCTGCAGATCAAGGTGGCGCAGGGGGCGAAGCCCGGCGAAGGCGGCCAGCTGCCCGGTCACAAGGTGGATGCAACCGTCGCCAAGACCCGGCATTCGACGCCGGGCGTCGGCCTGATCTCGCCGCCGCCGCACCACGACATCTATTCGATCGAGGACCTGGCGCAGCTCATCTACGACCTGAAGAACGTCAATCCGGAGGCGGACGTTTCGGTCAAGCTCGTGTCCGAGGTCGGCGTCGGCACGGTGGCCGCCGGTGTCGCTAAGGCACGCGCCGACCATATCACGGTCGCGGGCTTCGACGGCGGCACGGGTGCGTCGCCGCTCACCTCGCTGAAGCACGCCGGCAGCCCGTGGGAGATCGGTCTCGCTGAAACCCAGCAGACGCTGGTGCTGAACGGATTGCGTTCGCGTATCGCGCTGCAGGTCGATGGCGGGTTGAAGACCGGCCGTGACGTGATCGTGGGTGCGCTGCTGGGCGCTGACGAGTTCGGCTTTGCCACCGCGCCGCTGATCGCGGCCGGCTGCATCATGATGCGCAAGTGCCACCTCAACACCTGTCCGGTCGGCGTTGCGACCCAGGATCCGGTTCTGCGCAAGCGCTTCAAGGGCACGCCGGAACACGTCATCAACTACTTCTTCTTCGTCGCGGAAGAGGTGCGTGAAATCCTCGCCTCGCTCGGCTTCACCAGGCTTGACGACATCATCGGCATGTCGGAGCTTCTGTCCAAGGACGAGATGATCGCGCACTGGAAGTCGAAGGGGCTCGACTTCACCAGGATCTTCCACAAGGTCGAGGCACCGAAGGAAGCGACCTACTGGACCGAGCGGCAGAAGCACCCGATCGACGACATCCTCGATCGCAAGCTGATCGAGAAGTCCATGCCGGCGCTCGAAAGCAAGGAGCCGGTGGTCTTCGAGGTGCCGATCAAGAACGTCGACCGCTCCGTCGGCGCCATGCTGTCGGGAGCGCTCGCCAAGCGGTGGGGCCACAAGGGGCTGAGGGATGACACCATCCATGTGACGCTGCGCGGCACGGCCGGCCAGTCCTTCGGTGCCTTCCTGGCCCGCGGCATCACCTTCGACCTGGTGGGCGACGGCAACGACTATGTCGGCAAGGGCTTGTCCGGCGGCCGGATCATCGTTCGTCCGCCCGAGAACTCGAAGCTGAAGGCGGAGCAGGCCATCATCGTCGGCAATACCGTGCTCTATGGTGCGATCACCGGCGAGTGCTATTTCCGCGGCGTCGCGGGTGAACGCTTCGCGGTTCGCAACTCCGGTGCGATCGCCGTCGTCGAGGGCGTGGGCGACCACGGCTGCGAATACATGACGGGCGGCATCGTGGTCGTGCTCGGCGAGACCGGGCGCAACTTCGCGGCCGGCATGTCGGGCGGCGTGGCCTACGTGCTCGATGAGGAAGGGACCTTTGCCAAGCGGTGCAACATGGCGATGGTCGAACTCGAGCCGGTGCCGGAAGAGGACGACATGCTGGAGAAGCTGCACCACCACGGCGGCGACATCATGCACAAGGGCCGCGTCGACGTGTCCGAGGATATGACGCGCCACGACGAGGAGCGCCTCTACCAGATGATCTCCAACCACCTGCACTACACGGGTTCGGAGAGGGCGAAGGAAATCCTCGACCGCTGGACCGAGTTCCGGCCAAAATTCCGCAAGGTCATGCCCGTGGAGTACCGCCGTGCTCTGGAAGAGATGGAACGTATGCGCATGGGTGTTGCGGCGGAGTGA
- a CDS encoding threonine aldolase family protein has protein sequence MFFASDNWAGAHRAINERLLRESTRFAAAYGTSELDRAVEARFNEIFEREVSVFFVATGTAANSLALASVARPGGVVFCHSEAHVIEDECGAPDFFSGMRMVPVEGPLGKMNMKNLEARMVRYPQDAVHHGRAAAITMTQATEVGSVYTLDEIAAIAQMARAHALPLHMDGARFANALVALDATPAEMTWRRGVDILSFGGTKNGCWCAEAIVFFNPEMARELPFIRKRTAQLFSKSRFIAAQFEAYLKDGLWLDLATHANAMADRLRDGLSGSNSARLAWPTQSNEVFAIVPIDTMKNAHEKGAKFYDWLEPRDMSEPAGEGEMLIRLVTSFATTADDVDAFLAVIG, from the coding sequence ATGTTCTTTGCCTCTGACAATTGGGCCGGCGCTCACCGGGCCATCAACGAGCGCCTGCTGCGCGAATCCACACGCTTTGCCGCTGCCTATGGAACGAGCGAACTCGACCGTGCCGTCGAGGCACGGTTCAACGAGATCTTCGAGCGTGAGGTCTCGGTCTTCTTCGTCGCCACCGGCACGGCCGCCAATTCGCTGGCCCTTGCAAGCGTCGCCCGCCCCGGCGGCGTCGTCTTCTGCCATTCCGAGGCGCATGTCATTGAGGACGAATGCGGCGCGCCGGATTTCTTCAGCGGCATGCGCATGGTTCCGGTGGAGGGACCGCTCGGCAAGATGAATATGAAGAACCTGGAGGCCAGGATGGTCCGCTACCCCCAGGACGCTGTCCACCATGGCCGAGCCGCGGCAATTACCATGACCCAGGCGACGGAAGTTGGCAGCGTCTACACGCTGGATGAGATTGCCGCGATTGCGCAGATGGCCAGGGCGCACGCACTGCCGCTGCATATGGACGGCGCCCGCTTCGCCAATGCGCTTGTTGCGCTCGACGCCACTCCGGCTGAGATGACGTGGAGGCGCGGCGTCGACATCCTCTCCTTCGGAGGCACGAAGAACGGCTGCTGGTGTGCGGAAGCCATCGTCTTCTTCAATCCAGAGATGGCCAGGGAACTGCCCTTCATTCGCAAGCGGACGGCACAGCTCTTTTCCAAATCGCGCTTCATCGCGGCACAATTCGAAGCTTATCTTAAGGATGGGCTGTGGCTGGATCTCGCCACCCACGCCAATGCCATGGCCGACCGCCTTCGCGACGGTCTCTCCGGCTCCAACAGCGCCCGCCTCGCTTGGCCCACCCAATCCAACGAGGTCTTCGCGATCGTGCCGATCGACACAATGAAGAACGCCCATGAGAAAGGTGCCAAGTTCTACGACTGGCTCGAGCCGCGCGACATGTCTGAACCGGCGGGCGAAGGCGAGATGCTGATCCGCCTCGTTACGAGCTTCGCAACCACGGCCGACGACGTCGACGCCTTTTTGGCGGTTATAGGCTGA
- a CDS encoding Hsp20 family protein, which translates to MRHVDFSPLYRSTVGFDRLFNLLDTRGQPEQAQTYPPYNIERTGENTYRITMAVAGFDEKELSIEAHAHVLTVKGEKTEEDKAEQSEYLYRGIAKRAFERRFQLADHVEVQSASLKNGLLHIDLLRNIPEAMKPRRIAIAAEAGEAPKTIEAQVAPQQVN; encoded by the coding sequence ATGCGTCACGTCGATTTCTCCCCCCTCTATCGGTCCACCGTCGGTTTTGACCGCCTCTTCAACCTGCTGGACACCCGCGGCCAGCCGGAGCAGGCGCAGACCTATCCGCCCTACAACATCGAGCGTACGGGCGAGAACACCTATCGCATCACCATGGCCGTTGCCGGTTTCGACGAGAAGGAACTCTCTATCGAAGCGCATGCGCATGTGCTGACGGTGAAGGGTGAAAAGACCGAGGAAGACAAGGCCGAACAGAGCGAATACCTTTATCGCGGCATCGCCAAGCGCGCCTTCGAGCGCCGCTTCCAACTCGCCGATCACGTCGAGGTGCAGTCTGCCTCGCTGAAGAACGGCCTGCTTCATATCGACCTTCTCCGGAACATCCCGGAAGCCATGAAGCCGCGCCGCATCGCCATTGCCGCCGAGGCAGGCGAGGCGCCAAAGACGATTGAAGCGCAGGTCGCGCCGCAGCAGGTCAACTAA